One region of Eupeodes corollae chromosome 1, idEupCoro1.1, whole genome shotgun sequence genomic DNA includes:
- the LOC129940192 gene encoding NADH dehydrogenase [ubiquinone] 1 alpha subcomplex assembly factor 2 encodes MAKPTRDILKIIFQNFFNSFKPRQISGNYMGEDYFGNKYFEIPANPSIGKRKPSRWFEPADKEAFDQEMTAEWEAWLRFRREEPPTREELVRNLQIIELKKRNAAELDKIHGTSEERKTKSEIGFESFPKYSEYESIPGQDPEKKG; translated from the exons ATGGCTAAGCCAACTCGTGatatacttaaaataatttttcaaaattttttcaattcctttaaACCACGACAAATTTCTGGCAATTACATGGGCGAGGATTATTTCgggaataaatattttgaaattccgGCAAATCCTTCAATTGGAAAAAGAAAGCCTTCCCGATGGTTTGAACCAGCAGATAAAGAAGCCTTCGATCAAGAAATGACCGCCGAATGGGAGGCATGGTTAAGATTCCGAAG ggAAGAACCACCAACAAGAGAAGAACTTGTGCGCAATCtacaaataattgaattgaaaaaacgAAATGCAGCGGAGCTCGATAAAATTCACGGCACGTCAGAGGAGAGGAAGACCAAATCAGAAATTGGCTTCGAATCGTTTCCCAAATATAGCGAATATGAGTCTATTCCTGGACAAGATCCAGAAAAGAAAGgttaa
- the LOC129940191 gene encoding nucleolar complex protein 2 homolog, protein MLKIKAKSTNKAKSLKDKKVKKTKLKENLEKVEKVKKNMKKIAKLLDEPVEEAAPEKVVKKSKDKAKKSKSKNKSHKEELEGLKDLDPEFYNFLKQNDKELLDFNLMDSDDDDEDADEDSKEKKTKGVDSGAESDEEDEKFHKPSADLEVASDESDAEEEIETAADGTQKITLNLLRQWQLQLQKPHVPIDIVRKVVQAFSSALASVSGDDSKIATFRVEGAAAFNGVVQLCVLNMHPALTNLLGISEKTKTPIHKLKKWPKVRSCLRYYLMDLIRLIEHVSSPNILTVLLKHLHQMAGMVGSFANIGKTILKRLIVLWSTADETVRVLSFLCILKITRNQQVSMLNHVLKAMYLSYVRNSKFVSPNTLPSINFMRRSLVEMFALDLNTAYQHAFLYIRQLAIHLRNAVILKKKDSFQSVYNWQYVNSIRLWVDLLGATHNKPQLQPLIYPLVSIVTGAIKLIPTAQYFPLRFHCINSLISLAKQTDTFIPVLPFILEVLNSTTFNKKHSSVSMKPMQFTCILRLNKSQMAENGFRDEVVENVCGLLLDYLAHESATLAFPDLVVPTVVALKQYLKKCKNSNYSRKLKQVLDKIQDNAKFIENERRKINFGLKDTSLVQSWETKIRNSGTPLGIYYTSWLKTHETKKRRQAANTDDINDYDVPMIKRQKTDKKANDDGDVELFPSDSEDDGLNDILKDKEDGPEVEVKKPTKKPKKEKKAKKAKEIPAAAVEEEEEDDGADAAIDIVKDLDMNDW, encoded by the exons atgttaaaaattaaagctaAAAGTACAAATAAAGCGAAATCGCTTAAAGATAAAAAAGTCAAGAAAACtaagttaaaagaaaacttagaaaaagttgaaaaagtgaagaaaaatatgaagaaaattgCCAAACTTCTTGATGAACCGGTCGAAGAGGCGGCCCCAGAAAAAGTGGTTAAGAAAAGCAAAGATAAAGCTAAAAAATCCAAATCCAAGAACAAATCTCACAAGGAAGAACTGGAGGGCTTAAAAGATCTCGATCCAGAGTTCTATAATTTCCTTAAACAAAATGACAAAGAACTTTTAGATTTTAACTTGATGGAtagcgatgatgatgacgaagatGCCGATGAAGATTCAAAGGAAAAGAAGACCAAAGGTGTGGACTCGGGAGCAGAATCTGACGAAGAGGATGAAAAATTCCATAAACCAAGTGCTGATCTAGAAGTTGCCAGTGATGAGAGCGATGCTGAGGAAGAAATCGAGACAGCTGCTGATGGAACCCAAAAGATTACCCTCAATTTGTTGCGCCAGTGGCAACTGCAGCTGCAAAAACCCCATGTTCCAATTGATATTGTCCGCAAGGTTGTTCAAGCCTTCAGCTCTGCACTGGCCAGCGTATCCGGCGATGACTCGAAGATTGCTACTTTCCGCGTAGAGGGTGCGGCCGCATTCAATGGGGTCGTTCAGCTCTGTGTCTTAAACATGCATCCAGCATTGACAAATCTTCTTGGAATTTCTGAAAAAACCAAGACCCCAATCCACAAGTTGAAGAAATGGCCCAAGGTCCGCAGCTGCCTTCGGTACTACCTCATGGACCTGATTCGACTCATTGAACATGTTTCCAGCCCCAATATTCTTACCGTATTGCTAAAACATCTCCATCAGATGGCTGGCATGGTTGGATCCTTCGCTAACATCGGTAAAACCATTCTCAAGAGGTTGATAGTCCTTTGGTCCACTGCCGATGAGACCGTTCGAGTTCTGTCCTTCCTTTGCATCCTGAAGATCACCAGAAATCAACAGGTTTCTATGCTGAATCATGTCCTAAAGGCCATGTACCTATCGTACGTAAGAAATTCAAAGTTCGTTTCCCCGAATACTCTTCCATCGATAAACTTCATGCGACGTTCGCTGGTTGAGATGTTCGCTCTCGACCTGAACACAGCTTACCAGCATGCTTTCCTCTACATCCGTCAGTTGGCAATTCATCTGCGAAACGCAGTCATTCTCAAAAAGAAGGACAGCTTCCAGTCAGTGTATAACTGGCAATATGTGAACTCTATCCGCTTGTGGGTTGATTTGCTCGGAGCCACGCACAACAAACCCCAGCTACAGCCTCTGATTTATCCTCTGGTCAGTATAGTGACTGGGGCCATCAAGCTCATCCCAACAGCACAGTACTTCCCGCTGCGTTTCCATTGCATAAACTCCCTGATCAGCCTGGCAAAGCAAACAGACACCTTCATTCCTGTCCTACCGTTCATTCTTGAGGTCCTCAACAGCACCACCTTCAACAAGAAGCACAGTTCAGTGTCAATGAAGCCCATGCAGTTCACCTGCATTTTGCGATTGAATAAGTCACAAATGGCAGAGAACGGATTCCGTGATGAGGTCGTGGAGAACGTTTGCGGTCTCTTGTTGGATTATCTGGCTCATGAATCCGCCACTCTGGCTTTCCCTGATCTGGTTGTGCCGACAGTTGTAGCCTTGAAACAGTATCTGAAG AAATGCAAGAATTCAAATTACTCACGAAAGCTTAAGCAAGTTCTAGACAAAATTCAGGACAATGCCAAATTCATTGAGAACGAACGAAGAAAGATTAACTTTGGTTTGAAAGATACGAGCCTCGTACAGTCGTGGGAGACTAAGATTCGAAACAGTGGAACTCCACTTGGAATCTACTACACCAGCTGGCTTAAGACGCACGAGACGAAGAAACGTCGTCAAGCCGCAAACACTGATGATATCAACGACTACGATGTGCCCATGATAAAGAGGCAAAAGACAGACAAGAAGGCCAACGATGATGGTGATGTCGAGTTGTTCCCATCAGATTCAGAAGACGACGGATTGAACGACATACTGAAGGACAAAGAAGATGGTCCCGAAGTCGAAGTGAAAAAACCTACCAAGAAACCCAAGAAGGAAAAGAAGGCGAAAAAGGCTAAAGAAATCCCTGCTGCTGCTgtagaggaagaagaagaagacgatgGAGCCGATGCTGCAATTGATATTGTTAAGGATTTAGATATGAATGATTGGTAg